In Acropora muricata isolate sample 2 chromosome 11, ASM3666990v1, whole genome shotgun sequence, one DNA window encodes the following:
- the LOC136890614 gene encoding uncharacterized protein, whose amino-acid sequence MYGVTRVGGRLKKSNLPDSAKHPAILPRYSHVTNLIIRHYHEKVQHQGRGIKTNELRASGYWIVGASSAASSVISKCVTCKKLRGTFQEQRMAELPEDRLEPAPPFTNCAVDYFGPFIIKEGRKELKRYGVLFTCMASRAVHLEVADTLETDSFINALRRFVSRRGPIRKLRSDQGTNFVCARTELKTALQELYHGKIRSELQRHNCDWFTFNMNVPSASYMGGVWERQICSVRNVLNALLHSNGSQLNGESLRTFMCEAEAIVNSRPLTVDTMTDPSSLTPLTPNHLLTMKTKVVLPPPGTFQSPDKYCTYVFTS is encoded by the coding sequence ATGTATGGTGTTACCAGAGTCGGCGGGAGATTAAAGAAATCCAACCTACCTGATAGCGCTAAACACCCAGCCATATTACCTCGTTACAGCCATGTTACCAACCTCATCATTAGGCATTATCACGAGAAGGTACAGCACCAGGGCAGAGGAATTAAGACGAACGAACTTCGAGCAAGTGGATATTGGATTGTAGGGGCCTCATCCGCCGCATCAAGTGTCATATCCAAGTGCGTCACCTGTAAGAAGTTGCGAGGTACATTTCAAGAACAACGGATGGCAGAATTACCTGAAGATCGCCTGGAGCCAGCACCACCCTTCACTAACTGCGCGGTTGACTACTTTGGCCCCTTCATCATAAAGGAGGGTCGTAAGGAACTGAAGCGTTATGGGGTACTTTTCACGTGTATGGCATCCCGAGCTGTGCACCTCGAGGTAGCTGATACCTTAGAAACGGATTCATTCATCAACGCTCTACGAAGATTTGTTTCCAGAAGGGGACCAATCCGAAAGTTACGCAGTGACCAAGGGACCAACTTTGTTTGCGCAAGAACCGAGTTAAAGACAGCACTCCAGGAACTCTATCATGGCAAGATAAGAAGCGAGCTTCAGCGCCACAACTGTGATTGGTTTACGTTCAATATGAACGTTCCTTCGGCCAGCTATATGGGGGGAGTCTGGGAACGACAAATTTGTTCGGTGCGCAACGTCCTCAATGCACTCCTCCACAGCAATGGCTCACAGTTAAACGGTGAGTCCCTCAGAACCTTTATGTGCGAAGCAGAAGCGATCGTCAACAGTCGCCCACTGACTGTTGATACCATGACCGATCCATCATCCTTGACCCCCTTAACGCCAAACCATCTTCTCACCATGAAGACCAAAGTGGTTCTACCACCCCCCGGTACATTCCAATCTCCTGACAAGTACTGTACTTATGTTTTTACTTCTTAA
- the LOC136890616 gene encoding uncharacterized protein, with translation MYPSVEMKTYALLDNGSDSTFIKSSTLRKLDVDGPQMTLKLNTMYGQSEIVVKKIEGLIVQHVTKTTAPAALPKAYSQDFIPLKRNQIPTREIASKWPHLRQIKDQLLPLQEDMEVGLLIGYRPCTRRPILSEVSSIFDPLGFVAPVLLEGKAILQEVCRQNVGWDDPVPAELQARWLKWKLELEELENFAIPRCYKPLDFGQVVKAELHHFSDASLKGYGQCSYLRLTNQVGKVHCSSVVGKARVAPLKIVTVPRLELTSAVVSVRVADLLRKQLDVDITTEVFWTDRVVLGYIANDVKRFHIFVANRVQEIQEKSS, from the exons atgtatccTTCGGTTGAGATGAAAACGTATGCACTTCTGGATAACGGAAGCGACTCCACCTTTATCAAGAGCTCCACACTAAGAAAGTTAGACGTTGACGGACCTCAGATGACCCTCAAGTTAAACACTATGTATGGACAGTCAGAGATTGTTGTGAAGAAGATAGAAGGTTTAATTGTCCAACACGTAACCAAGACTACAGCACCTGCTGCCCTTCCCAAGGCTTATTCACAAGACTTCATACCTCTGAAGAGAAACCAAATACCAACGCGGGAGATAGCGAGCAAATGGCCCCATTTAAGACAGATCAAAGATCAACTTCTCCCTCTTCAAGAGGATATGGAAGTAGGCCTTCTCATTGGAT ACCGTCCTTGTACGAGACGCCCAATTTTGTCGGAAGTCAGTTCAATTTTCGATCCTTTGGGATTTGTAGCCCCAGTTCTTCTGGAAGGGAAAGCAATCCTCCAAGAGGTATGTCGCCAGAATGTCGGTTGGGACGATCCAGTACCCGCAGAACTGCAAGCCCGTTGGTTAAAGTGGAAATTGGAACTAGAGGAGCTAGAGAACTTTGCAATTCCCAGATGCTATAAGCCCCTGGACTTTGGTCAAGTAGTCAAGGCAGAACTCCATCATTTTTCAGACGCCAGTCTCAAAGGCTACGGCCAATGTAGTTATTTGAGATTGACTAACCAAGTCGGCAAGGTACACTGCTCCTCTGTTGTCGGCAAAGCAAGGGTCGCCCCCTTGAAGATCGTTACAGTGCCGAGGCTAGAACTGACGTCAGCAGTAGTCTCAGTTAGAGTTGCCGATCTGTTAAGGAAGCAGTTGGACGTAGACATCACCACTGAAGTCTTCTGGACAGATAGAGTGGTACTCGGCTACATTGCCAATGATGTCAAACGGTTTCATATCTTCGTAGCAAATCGAGTGcaagaaattcaagaaaaatcATCGTAA